Proteins from a genomic interval of Bacteroidia bacterium:
- a CDS encoding AGE family epimerase/isomerase: MFPAAIQEEAASLSRLYDAELRQRVIPFWEKYSIDREYGGYFSCLSREGKVYDTDKFMWLQGRQAWTFSMLYNRLQKNPEWLSLSAHGIHFLEKHGRDQEGNWYFSLDRSGQALVQPYNIFSDCFASMAMGQYALASGEEKYAVIAQQTFANILQRQNNPKGKFNKAYPASRELKNFALPMILCNLSLELEDLLEKEFVEQTIETVIHEVMEVFYDEESGLILENVGPNGNLSDSFSGRLLNPGHAIEAMWFIMDLAERKSDKALMELAKDRMLFMLEYGWDKEFGGIFYFLDRKGHPTEQLEWDQKLWWVHLETLVALSKAYLFSGDAACWTWFKRIHEYAWTHFSDPEYGEWYGYLTRSGSPLLSLKGGKWKGCFHVPRGLFQCAQSLQKISLG; the protein is encoded by the coding sequence ATGTTCCCTGCAGCAATCCAAGAAGAAGCCGCTTCACTTTCCAGACTTTATGATGCCGAATTAAGGCAAAGGGTTATTCCCTTTTGGGAAAAATACTCGATTGATCGTGAGTACGGAGGATATTTTAGCTGCCTGAGTCGAGAAGGAAAGGTATATGATACGGATAAGTTTATGTGGCTACAGGGAAGGCAAGCCTGGACCTTTAGCATGCTGTATAATCGACTTCAAAAAAATCCGGAATGGTTGAGCTTATCTGCTCATGGAATTCACTTCCTCGAGAAACATGGCAGAGATCAGGAGGGCAATTGGTACTTCTCTTTGGACCGAAGCGGGCAAGCTTTGGTACAGCCCTATAATATTTTTTCAGATTGCTTTGCGAGCATGGCTATGGGACAATATGCCCTGGCCAGTGGAGAAGAAAAATATGCAGTCATTGCTCAGCAAACTTTCGCCAATATTCTTCAGAGACAAAACAATCCCAAAGGCAAATTCAATAAGGCCTATCCGGCTAGTCGTGAGTTGAAAAATTTTGCCTTACCTATGATCCTTTGCAATCTTTCATTGGAACTGGAAGATTTGCTGGAAAAGGAATTTGTAGAACAAACCATAGAAACAGTTATCCATGAAGTCATGGAGGTTTTTTATGATGAGGAATCAGGATTGATATTGGAAAATGTGGGTCCTAATGGCAACTTGTCTGATAGTTTTTCTGGTCGACTTCTCAATCCTGGACATGCCATAGAGGCTATGTGGTTTATCATGGATTTGGCGGAAAGGAAATCTGATAAGGCTTTGATGGAACTGGCAAAAGACCGAATGCTATTTATGCTGGAATATGGATGGGATAAAGAATTTGGAGGCATCTTTTACTTTCTGGATCGAAAAGGACATCCAACAGAACAACTGGAATGGGATCAAAAGCTTTGGTGGGTTCATCTGGAGACACTGGTAGCCCTTTCCAAAGCCTATCTATTTAGTGGGGATGCTGCATGTTGGACTTGGTTTAAACGGATCCATGAGTATGCCTGGACTCATTTCTCTGATCCTGAATATGGCGAATGGTATGGATACCTAACTAGAAGCGGTAGCCCTTTGCTAAGCCTCAAAGGAGGTAAATGGAAAGGATGCTTTCATGTTCCCAGAGGTTTGTTTCAATGCGCTCAAAGTTTACAAAAGATCTCTTTAGGCTAA
- a CDS encoding DUF4434 domain-containing protein encodes MKISGTFLDEISHDIPHQNWGKEEWEADFQHMKKVGIDTVILIRSGYKRQLTYPSRYLIQEEGAYRPYVDLLELFLNLAEKFEMSFYFGLYDSGKYWWEEGNFQKETEINLRVIDEVWEMYGKKKAFKGWYLSQEVSRRTGSIITLYKTLAKHCKEISGGLPTLISPYIDGTKAILSSKANLEKAESVSLKQHEEEWSEIFDGIKEVVDIVAFQDGHVELHQLADYFALNKEMADRYGIRSWTNAESFDRDMPIKFLPIKWDKLRRKLEAAKAAGLEKAITFEFSHFMSPQSAYPQAGHLYNRYQEFLQEIKS; translated from the coding sequence GTGAAAATAAGCGGGACTTTTCTGGACGAAATATCTCATGATATTCCTCATCAAAATTGGGGAAAAGAAGAATGGGAAGCCGACTTTCAGCATATGAAAAAAGTCGGAATTGATACGGTGATTCTGATCCGCTCCGGTTACAAACGTCAATTGACTTATCCCTCCAGATACCTGATTCAGGAAGAAGGAGCCTACAGGCCCTATGTGGATCTATTGGAGCTCTTCCTGAATCTTGCGGAGAAATTCGAGATGAGCTTTTATTTTGGTTTATACGACTCAGGAAAATACTGGTGGGAAGAAGGGAATTTTCAGAAAGAAACGGAGATCAATTTACGGGTGATTGATGAGGTCTGGGAAATGTATGGAAAGAAGAAAGCCTTTAAAGGCTGGTATCTTTCCCAGGAGGTAAGCCGAAGAACGGGAAGCATTATAACCCTCTACAAAACCCTGGCAAAACATTGCAAAGAAATATCAGGAGGCTTGCCGACTTTGATTTCTCCCTATATAGACGGGACCAAAGCTATTCTCAGTAGCAAGGCAAATCTGGAAAAGGCAGAAAGTGTCTCTCTCAAGCAGCATGAAGAAGAATGGTCCGAGATATTTGATGGCATAAAGGAAGTGGTCGATATTGTAGCCTTTCAGGATGGACATGTAGAGCTCCATCAATTGGCAGACTATTTTGCCCTGAACAAAGAAATGGCTGATCGCTATGGCATCCGCTCCTGGACCAATGCAGAGAGTTTTGACCGTGACATGCCCATCAAATTTCTGCCTATAAAATGGGACAAACTCAGGCGGAAACTGGAAGCAGCAAAAGCCGCCGGATTAGAGAAAGCCATTACCTTCGAATTCTCTCATTTTATGAGTCCGCAATCTGCCTATCCTCAGGCGGGCCACCTATATAATCGTTACCAAGAATTTCTCCAAGAGATCAAATCCTGA
- a CDS encoding VCBS repeat-containing protein, with amino-acid sequence MSLSKILIAGFLLFIAGCTQTPETLFVEISPSQTGIAFKNLLRESPEFHVLNYGYFYNGGGVAIGDVNNDGLPDIYFTGNMVASRLYLNKGNWEFEEVAEEAGVAAAGLWNTGVTMADANGDGWMDIYVSRSAANLPMRRENLLFVNKGKETNGKAVEFVEMAIVTDVHDNGYGSQAAFFDYDRDGDLDLYVLNHSVQEYAGFSRFLPSNKKGHNPFYGDKLYRSELVNAAGSPPGFGFTNVTKDAGLITNALGFGLGISIADVNRDGWLDMYISNDYNEEDYLYINQKDGSFRESIRDFTDHVSMFSMGSDVADLNNDGMPDIISLDMLPEGHERQKMTSGSDNYQKYQMLIDAGFHHQSMRNMLQLNQGNSFVEVGQISGISNTDWSWSALIADYDLDGWKDIFISNGYESDYTNMDFLAFAADEQIKAEKENKEVAVAELLANIPAIKAPNYLYQNQGDLSFVNQADEWGLGGDHLSNGAAYADLDLDGDLDLVVNNINEVASVYRNYSREKSGNHFLQLKLEGAKFNTMAIGAEVTLELKDKKLTQQVMTSRGFQSSVEPILTFGLGKDSVVKKIHINWPDGSYSVHEKPAIDTRIEIKQEDTQTRDSQPTTAYFSEIEGEWGRHTENNHNDFNQQPLLHHFFSTEGPALAVGDVNGDGREDVFLGGAKDSPAQILLQKMDGSFGSSSKAIFLNDQEAEDVDAIFFDVDGDKDLDLYVLSGGSEYTSADEALQDRLYINDRNSNWVKAESALPEMLISGGVVAPADVDGDGDIDLFIGARQIPGTYPLSAPSYMLINDGKGNFTADTHPRWKEMGMITDASWTDLNGDEQADLVFVGDWEAIRYWINGTEEFVSLPNSEGWWNSLEIADMDQDGDMDMIVGNLGLNSQIKASPTEPVELYYKDFDQNSAIDPILCYYIEGKSYPMVSKDDLLAQLPMLKSRYVRYQDYADQQFQDIFTEEERKDAGYLKAVELRSIYIKNKGNLNFEINALPLEAQLSPIYAIEVLDVNGDSNKDLILAGNLYGTRVKFGRYDANHGIVLLGDGSGNFSALSPTKSGLNVKGETRAIRILDKDSESPRLLFGRSDFPLKLYQFTPTP; translated from the coding sequence ATGTCTCTGTCTAAGATTCTCATCGCAGGATTTCTCCTGTTTATTGCCGGATGCACTCAGACTCCTGAGACATTGTTTGTTGAAATCTCACCTTCTCAAACCGGCATAGCCTTCAAAAACCTCTTGAGAGAATCTCCCGAATTTCATGTACTCAATTATGGATATTTCTACAATGGCGGAGGAGTAGCTATTGGAGATGTGAATAATGACGGATTGCCAGATATCTATTTCACTGGAAATATGGTGGCAAGTCGTCTTTATCTGAATAAAGGAAACTGGGAATTTGAAGAAGTGGCAGAAGAGGCAGGAGTTGCAGCTGCAGGATTATGGAATACAGGGGTTACGATGGCCGATGCAAATGGAGATGGCTGGATGGATATCTACGTCAGTCGCTCGGCAGCAAATCTTCCGATGAGAAGGGAAAATCTTCTTTTCGTCAATAAGGGTAAAGAAACAAATGGTAAAGCTGTTGAATTTGTTGAGATGGCAATAGTGACCGATGTGCATGACAATGGCTATGGAAGCCAGGCCGCATTCTTTGATTATGACAGAGATGGCGATTTGGACCTCTACGTGCTCAATCACTCGGTCCAGGAATATGCGGGATTCAGCCGCTTTCTCCCCTCTAATAAAAAAGGACATAATCCCTTTTATGGAGATAAACTTTATCGCAGTGAGTTGGTCAATGCGGCAGGAAGCCCTCCGGGTTTTGGCTTTACAAATGTCACCAAAGATGCAGGACTCATCACCAATGCTTTAGGATTTGGTTTAGGGATCTCTATAGCAGATGTAAATCGGGATGGCTGGCTGGACATGTATATTTCCAATGATTATAATGAAGAGGACTATCTATACATCAATCAAAAAGATGGCAGCTTCAGGGAGAGTATCAGGGACTTTACAGATCATGTATCCATGTTTTCTATGGGTTCAGATGTAGCGGACCTGAATAATGACGGTATGCCGGATATCATAAGCCTGGATATGTTGCCCGAAGGGCATGAACGCCAAAAGATGACTTCCGGCTCAGACAATTACCAAAAATACCAAATGCTGATTGATGCCGGCTTTCACCATCAAAGCATGAGAAATATGCTCCAGCTCAATCAGGGAAACTCCTTTGTAGAAGTTGGACAAATTTCAGGCATCTCCAATACCGATTGGAGTTGGTCAGCCCTGATCGCAGATTATGACTTGGATGGATGGAAAGACATTTTTATCAGCAATGGCTATGAAAGCGATTATACCAATATGGATTTTCTTGCTTTTGCAGCCGACGAACAAATCAAAGCTGAGAAGGAGAATAAAGAAGTAGCAGTTGCTGAACTTCTCGCAAATATCCCTGCGATCAAAGCCCCCAATTATCTCTACCAGAACCAGGGCGACCTAAGCTTTGTGAACCAGGCTGATGAGTGGGGACTGGGAGGCGATCATCTCTCCAATGGAGCTGCTTATGCAGATTTGGATTTGGATGGCGACCTTGATCTGGTGGTCAACAATATCAATGAAGTGGCTTCTGTATATCGGAATTATAGCCGGGAAAAAAGCGGAAATCACTTTCTCCAGTTAAAACTGGAAGGAGCAAAATTTAACACCATGGCTATTGGGGCGGAAGTAACGCTCGAACTCAAGGATAAAAAGCTCACACAGCAAGTCATGACAAGCAGAGGATTTCAATCCTCGGTTGAACCTATCCTCACCTTTGGGTTGGGTAAGGATTCAGTAGTAAAAAAGATTCATATCAACTGGCCGGACGGAAGCTATTCGGTACATGAAAAGCCAGCGATCGATACACGGATAGAAATCAAACAGGAAGATACTCAGACGAGAGATTCCCAACCAACTACCGCTTATTTCTCCGAAATTGAAGGCGAATGGGGCAGGCATACCGAAAACAATCACAATGATTTTAACCAACAACCTCTTTTGCATCATTTCTTCTCTACAGAAGGCCCAGCTTTGGCAGTAGGAGATGTAAATGGCGATGGAAGAGAGGATGTCTTTCTGGGAGGAGCCAAAGATTCTCCGGCTCAAATCCTTTTACAAAAAATGGATGGAAGTTTTGGAAGTAGTTCCAAGGCGATTTTTCTCAATGACCAGGAAGCTGAAGATGTGGATGCTATCTTTTTTGACGTAGATGGAGACAAAGACCTGGATCTTTATGTGCTAAGCGGAGGTAGTGAATATACAAGTGCAGATGAGGCCTTGCAGGATAGACTTTATATTAATGATAGAAATAGCAACTGGGTCAAGGCCGAAAGTGCGCTTCCAGAAATGCTGATAAGTGGGGGAGTAGTAGCTCCTGCAGATGTAGATGGTGATGGAGATATAGATCTCTTTATCGGAGCACGTCAGATTCCAGGAACTTATCCGCTATCTGCACCCTCATACATGCTAATTAATGATGGAAAAGGAAACTTTACGGCCGATACACATCCTCGCTGGAAGGAAATGGGCATGATTACAGATGCTAGTTGGACAGATTTGAATGGAGATGAGCAAGCTGACCTTGTTTTTGTAGGAGATTGGGAAGCGATAAGGTATTGGATAAATGGGACCGAAGAGTTTGTGAGCCTGCCCAATAGTGAAGGCTGGTGGAACAGTCTGGAAATTGCCGATATGGATCAGGATGGAGATATGGATATGATTGTCGGCAATCTGGGCCTGAATAGCCAAATAAAAGCAAGTCCGACAGAACCCGTTGAGCTTTACTATAAAGACTTTGATCAGAACTCAGCTATTGATCCTATCCTTTGCTACTATATAGAAGGAAAGTCCTATCCCATGGTCTCTAAAGATGATCTACTTGCCCAATTACCGATGTTGAAATCCCGCTATGTTCGCTATCAGGATTATGCAGACCAACAGTTTCAGGATATCTTTACAGAGGAGGAAAGAAAAGATGCCGGCTACCTCAAGGCTGTCGAACTCAGAAGTATCTATATCAAGAATAAAGGAAATCTGAATTTTGAGATAAACGCTCTTCCACTGGAAGCTCAGCTTTCTCCTATTTACGCAATTGAAGTCTTGGATGTAAATGGAGATTCGAATAAAGACCTTATTCTTGCTGGTAATTTATATGGAACCCGGGTGAAATTTGGTCGATATGATGCCAATCATGGCATTGTTTTGTTGGGAGATGGTAGCGGAAATTTCTCTGCACTTTCCCCTACAAAAAGTGGACTGAATGTGAAAGGAGAGACACGAGCGATCCGTATTCTTGACAAAGATTCTGAATCTCCCCGCTTGCTCTTTGGGCGAAGCGATTTCCCCTTGAAGCTTTACCAGTTTACTCCTACTCCTTAA